A genomic stretch from Arachis stenosperma cultivar V10309 chromosome 3, arast.V10309.gnm1.PFL2, whole genome shotgun sequence includes:
- the LOC130968027 gene encoding peptidyl-prolyl cis-trans isomerase CYP28, chloroplastic, translating into MGFSLTPTPTSLLHHPNLTRRSLLFLATTTTTLSVPLAPTLSATTTTPPQPPNPTITDRIFMDFSLCPNYFLPNRTLGDNLSTLCSESTPLGRIVLGLYGNLLPLTVSNFKSMCLGSNSSASSYKNTLVHKIFPGRYFLAGRQGRPDKGEVRPPHDLARNTETVDSKAFSLMHSRPGVVSLSLSENDDDDEIKLDPGYRNVEFLITTGPGPCPDLDYKNIVFGTVLEGLDVVTAIASIPTYQPSERIRQFNDLAEFFGDERAQNARATWNRPLTTVYISDCGELKVTHPPLSPSLP; encoded by the exons ATGGGCTTCTCTCTAACACCAACCCCTACCTCTCTCCTCCACCACCCCAACCTCACACGCCGCTCCCTCCTCTTCCTCGCCACCACTACCACCACCCTCTCCGTCCCTCTCGCCCCTACCCTCTccgccaccaccaccacacCACCCCAGCCTCCCAACCCAACCATCACCGACCGCATCTTCATGGACTTCAGCCTCTGTCCCAACTACTTCCTCCCCAACCGCACCCTCGGTGACAACCTCTCCACCCTCTGCTCCGAGTCCACCCCACTGGGGCGCATCGTCCTGGGCCTCTACGGCAACCTCCTCCCCCTAACCGTCTCAAATTTCAAGTCCATGTGCCTCGGCTCCAACTCCAGCGCTTCCTCCTACAAGAACACTCTCGTCCACAAGATCTTTCCTGGACGCTACTTCCTTGCCGGCCGGCAGGGCAGGCCTGACAAGGGCGAGGTCCGCCCACCCCATGACCTCGCCCGTAATACCGAGACTGTCGACTCTAAGGCCTTCTCCCTGATGCACTCACGGCCCGGTGTCGTTTCGCTCTCGCTTTCCGAGAACGACGACGATGACGAGATCAAGCTTGACCCTGGTTACCGCAACGTTGAGTTCCTGATCACCACTGGACCTGGCCCTTGCCCTGACCTTGATTATAAGAACATTGTCTTTGGAACCGTGCTAGAAg GTTTGGACGTTGTCACAGCGATAGCTTCCATTCCGACTTACCAACCATCTGAACGAATTCGCCAGTTTAATGACTTGGCTGAGTTTTTTGGAGATGAAAGGGCTCAGAATGCTCGTGCCACATGGAACAGGCCACTTACAACTGTCTACATTAGTGACTGTGGAGAGCTAAAAGTTACACATCCTCCCCTCTCACCGTCTCTTCCATAA
- the LOC130966382 gene encoding uncharacterized protein LOC130966382 yields MNTSCGGHFGGERTAAKVLQCGFFWPTIFKDAKELVRSCNEYERAGNLPKRNEMPQQYILELELFDVWGIDFMGPFPPSYSNKYILVVVDYVSKWVEAVATPTNDNKVVINFLRRNIFTRFGVPRALISDGGSHFCNRPLETLLLRYGVKHKVATPYHPQTSGQTEISNRELKRILEKTVGISRKDWAKKLDDAL; encoded by the coding sequence atgaacactagCTGTGGAGGTCATTTTGGAGGAGAAAGAACTGCCGCAAAGGTACTGCAATGTGGGTTCTTCTGGCCCactatcttcaaggatgctaagGAATTGGTGAGAAGCTGCAATGAGTACGAAAGGGCTGGCAATCTGCCCAAGagaaatgagatgccacagcaaTACATTCTAGAGCTTGAACTGTTCGATGTATGGGGgatcgacttcatgggaccatttccacCCTCATATTCGAACAAGTATATCTTGGTGgtagtagactatgtatctaagtgggtggaGGCCGTGGCAACCCCAACCAATGACAACAAGGTAGTCATAAACTTTCTTCGAAGGAATATCTTCACCAGATTTGGAGTCCCACGAGCCCTCATAAGTGATGGAGGGagccatttctgcaatagaccaTTGGAAACCCTACTCCTAAGATATGGGGTGAAGCATAAGGTTGCCACACCTTATCATCCCCAAACAAGTGGGCAAACAGAGATATCTAATCGAGAGTTGAAAAGGATCTTGGAAAAGACTGTGGGGATATCAAGAAAAGACTGGGCAAAgaagctagatgatgctctttag